A single genomic interval of Salinigranum halophilum harbors:
- a CDS encoding RNA-guided endonuclease InsQ/TnpB family protein: protein MADDYLRRTAITRPILTHEQKQLLDATINEWKTACNTSSQIGWEHGETRKTYLQDLAYGDVREETRLGSQHAILATHQAAAALSGVEEIKELDEEYKTSRPEFTAETVKYDTRTMTIFDDGTVSLSTVDNRIRCDLALPDDEDGYQHQYLNHEDWELTESTLSRRDGDYYLHLGFRKPKPEKQVEQQGDDEDRTVLGVDLGIVNIATTSTAYFASGRELRHRHREFEGIRGNLQQTGTQSAHRTIQQMSGRESRYVRDVLHRVANDIIEEALEHNCEYITFENLRHIRERAPPVKEFHQWAHRQLVDLVEYKADAEGISVEYVDPENTSRRCPECGHTSEGNRVGQAEFECEKCGATANADYVGAKNVGWRYVRRGLQSSRRTGDSQLALKSGTVTPNRGFVPSD from the coding sequence GTGGCGGACGACTACCTGAGACGCACCGCAATCACCCGCCCCATCCTCACCCACGAGCAGAAGCAACTGCTCGATGCTACCATCAACGAGTGGAAAACTGCCTGCAACACCAGCAGCCAGATCGGATGGGAACACGGTGAAACGCGGAAGACGTACCTCCAAGACCTCGCCTACGGCGATGTGCGAGAGGAAACGCGTCTCGGGAGTCAGCACGCAATCCTCGCCACCCACCAAGCCGCAGCCGCACTCTCCGGCGTCGAAGAAATCAAAGAACTGGACGAGGAGTACAAGACATCACGTCCGGAGTTCACCGCCGAGACAGTGAAATACGACACCCGGACGATGACGATATTCGACGACGGAACAGTCTCACTCTCAACGGTTGACAACCGTATTCGGTGCGATCTCGCGTTGCCCGACGACGAAGATGGCTACCAACACCAGTACCTCAACCACGAGGACTGGGAACTCACCGAATCCACGCTTTCTCGGCGTGATGGCGACTACTACCTGCATCTCGGCTTTCGCAAACCGAAGCCCGAGAAACAGGTCGAACAACAGGGCGACGACGAGGACAGGACAGTTCTCGGCGTTGACCTCGGTATCGTCAACATCGCCACCACCAGTACGGCGTACTTCGCGTCCGGCAGGGAACTTCGACACCGCCATCGGGAATTCGAGGGGATACGTGGCAACCTCCAACAGACTGGTACACAATCCGCACATCGGACGATTCAGCAGATGAGCGGTAGGGAATCCCGATACGTTCGAGACGTCCTCCACCGCGTGGCCAACGACATCATCGAGGAAGCACTGGAGCATAACTGCGAGTACATCACCTTTGAGAACCTGAGACACATCAGGGAACGTGCGCCGCCGGTGAAAGAGTTCCACCAGTGGGCGCACCGCCAGCTCGTTGACCTCGTGGAGTACAAGGCTGACGCCGAAGGCATCAGTGTTGAGTACGTTGATCCGGAGAACACGAGTCGGCGGTGTCCCGAGTGTGGACACACTAGCGAAGGCAATCGCGTCGGGCAGGCGGAGTTCGAGTGCGAGAAGTGTGGTGCGACAGCGAATGCGGACTATGTTGGAGCGAAAAATGTTGGATGGCGGTACGTCCGTCGCGGCCTACAGTCGTCGCGGCGGACGGGCGACAGTCAACTCGCCCTGAAGTCAGGAACAGTGACGCCGAACCGGGGATTCGTCCCGTCCGACTAA
- a CDS encoding globin-coupled sensor protein, producing the protein MAQSSYGKADFGQGGLNTQLNVDSLLQEIDLNRAEIDWRKDFIGFDQDDVRRLRQYEDVFQANADQVAEDFYENLTDYDQTVEIIGRSEKTVKQLKRTQSAYLVTLATGDYGQDYFRDRARIGKIHDLLDMPMKHYLGQYGVYFNLILPIVGDRLTDVLTDRLTKSETDGRAVLNRAGHADTSATASSKNPATGPPTGTIEAIIDEAVTDTIRDLLAILRIINLDIQVVTDTYIHSYSQQLEEHIDRNEQLMTEVQEDIQNPVEDLKTTAEDVAGSASEISDTAEVQAEQTNEIASEVSNLSATVEEVAATADQVEATSHQAEELAQDGKAAADDAAAVMTDIGDAAEKARNDMRQLQGGIQEIDEFADAINDIAEQTNILALNAQIEAARAGEAGEGFAVVAEEVKSLAEESQDSANKVERHIETVKNDTDETVESLTEMTDQVRQGIDRVQEAVANLTDIAEAVSETADGISEVSDAADDQAASSEEIAAMIDEIVEQAERVAGEVDGLAAANQEQAAMVNDVEETVGRLTESRTATDGGRALHTNEASPDSVSLPEDLPDGMPDFVVEQLSDDQLRKIARGELDT; encoded by the coding sequence ATGGCACAGTCTTCGTATGGAAAAGCGGATTTCGGCCAGGGCGGCCTGAACACGCAACTCAACGTCGATTCACTTCTTCAAGAGATCGACCTCAACCGGGCCGAAATCGACTGGCGTAAAGACTTCATCGGCTTCGACCAAGACGACGTCCGTCGTCTGAGACAGTACGAAGATGTGTTTCAGGCAAACGCCGACCAGGTCGCGGAAGATTTTTATGAAAACCTCACCGATTACGACCAAACTGTTGAGATTATAGGGCGATCTGAAAAAACTGTCAAGCAACTCAAGCGCACGCAGTCCGCTTATCTCGTAACGCTCGCTACCGGCGACTATGGGCAAGACTACTTCCGTGATCGGGCCCGCATCGGCAAAATCCACGACCTTCTAGACATGCCGATGAAACACTATCTCGGTCAGTACGGTGTCTATTTCAATCTCATCCTTCCGATCGTCGGTGATCGGCTCACCGATGTACTTACCGACCGGTTGACCAAGAGCGAGACTGACGGCAGAGCGGTTCTCAACCGAGCAGGACACGCTGACACTTCAGCCACCGCGAGCAGTAAGAACCCCGCAACTGGCCCGCCGACAGGCACGATCGAAGCGATCATTGACGAGGCGGTCACCGACACGATTCGGGATCTGCTCGCAATCCTTCGTATCATCAATCTCGATATACAGGTGGTCACGGACACGTATATTCACTCTTACAGCCAGCAACTGGAAGAGCACATCGACCGAAACGAGCAGCTGATGACAGAAGTCCAAGAGGACATCCAGAATCCGGTCGAGGATCTGAAAACGACCGCTGAGGATGTCGCTGGTAGTGCGTCTGAAATCTCTGACACAGCCGAGGTACAGGCTGAGCAGACGAACGAAATCGCCTCTGAGGTATCGAATCTCTCAGCGACCGTCGAAGAAGTCGCAGCGACCGCCGATCAGGTCGAAGCCACAAGCCATCAGGCCGAAGAACTCGCCCAAGACGGCAAGGCGGCTGCGGACGACGCCGCTGCGGTGATGACCGATATCGGCGATGCTGCCGAGAAGGCTCGCAACGACATGCGTCAGTTACAGGGTGGCATCCAAGAGATCGACGAGTTTGCCGACGCAATCAACGACATCGCCGAACAGACGAACATCCTCGCGTTGAACGCACAGATTGAGGCTGCCCGTGCCGGCGAGGCCGGCGAGGGCTTCGCCGTCGTCGCAGAGGAAGTCAAGAGCCTGGCCGAAGAGTCTCAAGACTCCGCCAACAAGGTCGAACGGCACATTGAAACCGTCAAAAACGACACTGACGAGACGGTCGAGAGCCTCACCGAGATGACCGACCAAGTCAGACAAGGCATCGATCGGGTCCAGGAGGCGGTGGCCAACCTGACTGACATCGCTGAGGCCGTCTCAGAAACCGCCGACGGCATTAGCGAAGTCTCGGACGCTGCCGATGACCAGGCGGCGAGCAGCGAAGAGATAGCCGCGATGATTGATGAGATTGTCGAGCAGGCCGAGCGTGTGGCCGGAGAAGTTGACGGGCTGGCTGCGGCAAATCAAGAGCAGGCGGCGATGGTCAACGATGTCGAAGAAACAGTCGGAAGACTAACAGAGAGTCGAACAGCAACTGACGGCGGCCGGGCACTGCACACAAACGAGGCGTCACCGGACAGCGTGTCACTCCCAGAAGACCTTCCCGACGGGATGCCCGACTTCGTCGTCGAACAACTCTCTGACGATCAACTCAGGAAAATCGCCCGTGGCGAACTTGATACATAG
- a CDS encoding ISH3 family transposase, whose protein sequence is MFKTQQADGEIHEDQLLNFLVNSLDEEVALTLAENAELDAEDIYEVLVGACADGTSVSTHCKRSEDAPHENSVLYHLRTKFDLETLEQIGNTLLQKDVLDVLPEQVEVVADLHLRPYYGDEDDTEGLYHSEAKRGTTAFHAYATLYPRVKNKRYTLAVRRLEDGDTASSVLAEFLGILDGLDLNVKAVYLDREFDDSKCLTLLQAHNHAYVMPIVRWGRTIKRELSEGWSRVIQHDMTAKLDGHSWTVEFPVYIDCTYQNGRYDEHGVARHGYAADAPFINSPREARYHYAKRFGIEASYRLSEQTIATTTTQNPVVRLLYVVVSLLLQNVWRYLHWEYVATPRRGGRRLWEWSYKEFTNMMRRAAWTALATRRAVPANRPPDDRFSR, encoded by the coding sequence GTGTTCAAAACCCAGCAAGCAGACGGTGAAATCCACGAGGACCAGCTTCTTAACTTCCTCGTCAACTCCCTTGACGAGGAAGTTGCTCTCACACTCGCTGAAAACGCTGAACTCGACGCTGAAGATATCTACGAGGTCCTCGTCGGCGCGTGCGCCGACGGGACCTCAGTCTCGACGCACTGCAAGAGAAGCGAAGATGCGCCCCACGAAAACTCGGTTCTCTACCATCTCCGCACCAAGTTCGACCTCGAGACGCTCGAACAAATCGGCAACACGCTCCTCCAGAAAGACGTTCTCGACGTCCTCCCCGAGCAGGTGGAGGTCGTTGCGGACCTCCACCTGCGACCCTACTACGGTGACGAAGACGACACAGAGGGCCTCTACCACTCGGAAGCGAAGCGTGGAACCACCGCGTTCCACGCGTACGCGACACTGTACCCACGCGTGAAGAACAAACGCTACACGCTGGCGGTGCGCCGTCTCGAAGACGGCGACACCGCCAGCAGCGTCCTCGCAGAGTTTCTCGGTATTCTCGACGGCCTTGACCTCAACGTCAAGGCCGTCTACCTTGACCGCGAATTCGACGACAGCAAGTGTTTAACGCTGCTTCAGGCACACAATCACGCGTACGTCATGCCGATCGTCCGCTGGGGACGGACGATCAAGCGAGAACTCTCGGAAGGCTGGAGTCGTGTAATTCAGCACGACATGACGGCGAAGCTCGACGGTCACAGCTGGACCGTCGAGTTTCCCGTCTACATCGACTGTACCTACCAGAACGGGCGGTACGACGAGCATGGGGTGGCGCGTCACGGCTACGCCGCTGACGCGCCGTTCATCAACTCACCACGCGAGGCTCGATACCACTACGCGAAACGCTTCGGTATCGAGGCGAGCTACCGGCTCTCCGAGCAAACGATTGCGACGACTACGACACAGAATCCGGTCGTACGGCTGTTGTACGTCGTGGTGAGTTTGCTGTTACAGAACGTGTGGCGGTATCTGCACTGGGAATACGTGGCGACGCCCCGCCGTGGGGGGCGTCGCCTCTGGGAGTGGTCGTACAAGGAGTTCACCAACATGATGCGACGAGCAGCGTGGACGGCCCTCGCGACGCGTCGGGCCGTCCCCGCAAACCGACCACCGGACGACCGGTTTAGCCGGTAA
- a CDS encoding bacteriorhodopsin, producing MTPVAVAYMVGALGMLVGVGIGVRLLSVTDVDSRAGAFKYLLVIPGAAAVMYGLMAVGVGTVTVHGATVPAPRYVDWLLTTPVLVGYVAYTAGAPKRATASIVSADAAMIGIGWVAVVTSGPIRFAAFTVSSACYVGLLWALYSYLPTFVNRQNTGRQHLFELLRNHVGLLWLAYPIIWLAGPLGVGLVSMLSVSLVITYIDVVAKVPYVYFVYQHRHAFADDRFADATDGRRTQVSQLAD from the coding sequence ATGACTCCGGTGGCCGTCGCATACATGGTTGGGGCACTCGGAATGCTCGTCGGCGTTGGTATTGGTGTTCGACTGCTTTCTGTCACCGACGTCGATTCCAGGGCGGGCGCATTCAAATACTTGCTCGTCATCCCCGGGGCTGCTGCTGTTATGTATGGTCTCATGGCTGTTGGCGTCGGGACTGTCACCGTCCACGGCGCGACGGTCCCAGCACCACGGTACGTCGACTGGTTACTGACGACACCGGTACTCGTCGGATACGTGGCTTACACAGCGGGTGCGCCGAAGCGGGCAACGGCCAGCATCGTGAGCGCCGACGCGGCCATGATCGGCATCGGGTGGGTCGCCGTCGTGACCAGCGGCCCGATTCGGTTCGCCGCATTCACAGTCTCATCAGCTTGTTACGTCGGCCTCCTCTGGGCGCTGTACAGCTATCTTCCGACGTTCGTAAACCGACAGAACACCGGCCGTCAGCACCTCTTCGAACTGCTCCGGAATCACGTCGGTCTACTGTGGCTGGCGTATCCCATTATCTGGCTCGCTGGGCCACTCGGTGTCGGCTTGGTGTCGATGCTGAGCGTCTCACTTGTCATCACATATATTGATGTCGTCGCCAAAGTGCCGTACGTTTATTTCGTCTACCAGCACCGCCACGCGTTTGCCGACGATCGTTTTGCCGACGCCACCGACGGCCGGCGTACGCAGGTCTCTCAGCTGGCTGACTGA
- a CDS encoding ABC transporter permease: protein MSRLAALERRFPALLLARRNLARTRLRSGLAALGILIGVFAVATLGVFGTVLELSATNELGGIGNQVIVSPNADSGLETLTARDVQSVERIAEGRGAVVPLKTDGAVVTSGSDRSFAQLYGMSRPRALFEAEAGTLPETHRQGAIVGREVAARLNLQVGSVLEIESNRYRVVAVLAESDSISPIRPDNAVVLPPDVFVQSTFDQVVVQADSGADAQFVASEVEARLNARERRVSVFELGSVLDRINEFFALLNGFLIGLAAVSLIVAGVSIFNVMLMSVNERRAEIGVLRAVGVHKREVLSMLVVEAGLLGVAGGFLGVAASALVTLALWAFVEQIALNVILVPRNALTLVGAFAFGVLVSLASGAYPAWKAASERPVDALRS, encoded by the coding sequence GTGAGCCGCCTCGCCGCGCTCGAACGCCGGTTCCCCGCGCTCCTCTTGGCGCGGCGGAACCTCGCGCGGACCCGTCTCCGCTCCGGCCTGGCGGCGCTCGGCATCCTCATCGGCGTCTTCGCCGTCGCCACCCTGGGGGTGTTCGGGACGGTCCTCGAACTCTCGGCGACGAACGAACTCGGCGGCATCGGCAACCAGGTCATCGTGAGCCCGAACGCCGACTCCGGGCTGGAGACGCTCACGGCGCGCGACGTCCAGTCCGTCGAACGCATCGCCGAGGGGCGAGGGGCGGTCGTCCCGCTCAAGACGGACGGGGCGGTGGTCACGAGCGGGAGCGACAGGAGCTTCGCCCAGCTGTACGGGATGAGTCGCCCCCGCGCGCTGTTCGAAGCCGAGGCGGGGACGCTCCCCGAGACCCACCGGCAAGGGGCCATCGTCGGGCGGGAGGTGGCCGCGCGACTGAACCTCCAGGTCGGGTCCGTGCTCGAGATCGAGTCCAACCGCTACCGCGTGGTAGCCGTCCTCGCGGAGTCAGACAGCATCTCGCCCATCCGCCCGGACAACGCGGTCGTCCTCCCGCCGGACGTGTTCGTCCAGTCGACGTTCGACCAGGTGGTCGTCCAGGCCGACTCGGGGGCCGACGCGCAGTTCGTCGCGAGCGAGGTCGAAGCGCGGTTGAACGCCCGCGAACGGCGGGTGTCGGTCTTCGAACTCGGGAGCGTCCTCGACCGCATCAACGAGTTCTTCGCGTTGCTCAACGGCTTTCTCATCGGCCTCGCGGCCGTCTCGCTCATCGTCGCGGGCGTGAGCATCTTCAACGTGATGCTGATGAGCGTCAACGAGCGCCGCGCGGAGATCGGTGTCCTCCGGGCGGTGGGCGTCCACAAGCGCGAGGTGTTGTCGATGCTCGTCGTCGAGGCCGGGTTGCTGGGCGTCGCCGGCGGCTTCCTGGGCGTGGCGGCGAGCGCGCTCGTCACGCTCGCCCTCTGGGCGTTCGTCGAACAGATCGCGCTGAACGTGATCCTCGTCCCGCGCAACGCGCTCACGCTCGTGGGCGCGTTCGCCTTCGGCGTCCTGGTGAGCCTCGCATCGGGCGCGTACCCCGCCTGGAAGGCGGCGTCGGAGCGGCCGGTCGACGCGCTGCGCTCCTGA
- a CDS encoding ABC transporter ATP-binding protein — protein sequence MSEPAPPLELVGVTKRYENGGEIVEALVDVDLSIEAGEFLAVVGPSGSGKSTMLNVLGLLDAPSEGVVRLHGRDVTTLSDVELTDARRTAIGFVFQDFHLVPTLTAAENVELPTLFARDPEGMTRARDLLERVDLGGRLDHRPKQLSGGQQQRVAIARALVNEPAVVLADEPTGNLDRETGRAVLEELRGICDEGVAVVAVTHDPLVTEYTDRVVELVDGHLREVASGERTVAGTSQADVGGTVADGETGGES from the coding sequence ATGAGCGAGCCAGCCCCGCCGCTCGAACTCGTCGGCGTCACCAAACGCTACGAGAACGGCGGTGAAATCGTCGAGGCGCTCGTCGACGTCGACCTCTCGATCGAAGCGGGGGAGTTCCTCGCCGTCGTCGGCCCCTCCGGCTCCGGGAAGTCGACGATGCTGAACGTGCTCGGGTTGCTGGACGCCCCCTCCGAGGGGGTCGTCCGCCTCCACGGACGGGACGTCACGACGCTCTCCGACGTGGAACTCACCGACGCCAGGCGGACGGCCATCGGCTTCGTCTTCCAGGACTTTCACCTCGTGCCGACGCTGACCGCCGCCGAGAACGTCGAACTCCCGACGCTGTTCGCACGAGACCCCGAGGGCATGACCCGCGCGCGGGACCTCCTCGAACGGGTCGACCTCGGCGGCCGCCTCGACCACCGCCCCAAGCAGTTGAGTGGCGGCCAACAGCAGCGGGTCGCCATCGCCCGCGCGCTCGTCAACGAGCCGGCGGTGGTCCTCGCGGACGAGCCCACCGGCAACCTCGACCGCGAGACCGGCCGGGCCGTGCTGGAGGAACTCCGAGGCATCTGTGACGAGGGGGTCGCCGTCGTCGCCGTGACGCACGACCCGCTCGTCACCGAGTACACCGACCGGGTGGTCGAACTCGTCGACGGACACCTCCGGGAGGTCGCCTCGGGTGAGCGGACCGTCGCCGGCACCAGTCAGGCGGACGTCGGCGGAACCGTCGCCGACGGCGAGACGGGAGGCGAGTCGTGA
- the tnpA gene encoding IS200/IS605 family transposase: MKTTRHATYNLNYHIVWIPKSRRTDGSADIAERSSAQYRQSVLVGDVATRVRDILHEIADEKGLEIIDLTVQPDHIHLFVSSPPKHAPSLLANWFKGISSRKYNHRHADHDGEKIKWARGYYAGTAGHVSSETVEKYIQRCQNS; encoded by the coding sequence ATGAAGACCACACGGCACGCAACGTACAACCTCAACTACCACATAGTGTGGATACCGAAGTCTCGCAGAACCGACGGTTCTGCGGACATCGCAGAGCGAAGCTCTGCTCAGTACCGCCAATCGGTACTCGTCGGTGACGTTGCAACCCGTGTGCGAGACATCCTCCACGAAATAGCCGACGAGAAGGGGTTGGAGATTATCGACCTCACCGTCCAACCCGACCACATCCACCTGTTCGTCAGTAGCCCGCCGAAACACGCCCCGTCACTTCTCGCCAACTGGTTCAAAGGCATCAGTTCGCGGAAATACAACCACCGACACGCCGACCACGACGGCGAGAAAATCAAGTGGGCACGCGGCTACTACGCAGGAACAGCGGGACACGTTTCGAGCGAGACTGTCGAGAAGTACATCCAGCGTTGCCAGAACTCATGA
- a CDS encoding IS6 family transposase: MPETNRLSEPTEWIDLEFVERQRTPEFAIQVGIQLYLAGLSLSNTKQYLERLGVKRSRTAIHDWVRKADLQPDCDVSPNQIAVDETVIRVNGQRHWLYAAVDAETNQFLHVRLFQTRTTQLTVLFLRELREKQQLSDTTFLIDDAAHLKAALDRLGLRFRVSRHGNRNSVERVFREVKRRTSSFSNTFSNARLPTVDSWLKAFAVWSNRCQS, translated from the coding sequence ATGCCCGAAACCAACCGCCTCAGTGAACCTACTGAGTGGATTGACTTGGAATTTGTGGAGCGACAGCGGACACCCGAGTTCGCGATTCAAGTGGGTATTCAACTCTATCTTGCTGGTCTATCGCTCTCGAATACAAAACAATATCTTGAGAGGTTGGGTGTCAAGCGAAGTCGAACCGCGATTCACGACTGGGTGCGGAAAGCTGATCTACAGCCCGACTGCGATGTGAGTCCGAATCAGATTGCGGTTGACGAAACGGTGATTCGCGTCAACGGCCAGCGCCACTGGCTGTACGCTGCGGTCGACGCCGAAACGAACCAATTCCTTCACGTACGTCTCTTTCAGACGCGTACAACGCAACTCACCGTTCTGTTTCTTCGTGAACTCCGTGAGAAACAGCAGCTCTCAGACACCACGTTTTTGATCGATGATGCGGCTCATCTCAAAGCTGCACTTGACCGACTCGGCCTCCGATTTCGCGTGAGCCGCCATGGAAATCGGAACAGTGTCGAACGTGTCTTTCGTGAGGTAAAACGACGAACCTCTTCGTTTTCAAATACGTTCTCGAACGCACGGTTGCCGACCGTGGATTCGTGGCTCAAAGCCTTCGCCGTCTGGTCGAATCGATGCCAAAGTTAA
- a CDS encoding COG1361 family protein: MSSRAVVGVFLLVVSVFAPAVGVVGAVPDARLTVSDVTVTPGTPVTGAPVTVTVTVSNGGGSPSAVEVSEVRLVDDGDVIARSNDPGALSAGGTLSVPLTTRFADAGQRDLAIQVIGSDEGNERVEATRPLSLVVESAAPLVELNVTELVAGTETDVGVTVSNPTTDTLRNVVVSLSTPNGEAVVARRTVASLDAGAGEGLNFSVRAARAGDSSLRVDVDYTTASGTRATETYEHPVAVDPLEDDVGVRVTTVPPEEDGGQQPAAGQLGVLLGGGAGAGGDTTRDQDGEEAAARVSVTVTNFGNAPISRIVATPRVGSGDGETALARVGVPGPLAPGEEATVTVPLERAPGGDLRVDVSYDVGADSSTATGRFDFRPRTGEVRLTGVDLVLEDGVLSVSGNAGNVGRGSVTGLVVAVGEAPGVTPAYPQRDYFVGTIEGSEFAPFELTARVDANATSVPVVVTYTVDGDTREERVELPLSGVERDGQPDRSAPLSLWLGVVGVAVTAAAVVVVRTR; this comes from the coding sequence ATGTCCTCTAGGGCGGTCGTCGGTGTGTTCCTCCTCGTCGTCTCTGTGTTCGCTCCTGCCGTGGGCGTGGTCGGGGCGGTCCCCGACGCTCGACTCACGGTCTCCGACGTGACCGTCACGCCCGGAACGCCCGTGACCGGTGCGCCGGTGACCGTGACGGTGACGGTCTCGAACGGTGGGGGGAGCCCCAGCGCCGTCGAGGTCAGCGAGGTCCGCCTCGTCGACGACGGCGACGTCATCGCCCGCAGCAACGACCCGGGAGCGCTCTCGGCCGGCGGTACGCTCTCGGTCCCGCTCACGACCCGGTTCGCCGACGCCGGCCAGCGCGACCTCGCGATCCAGGTTATCGGGAGCGACGAGGGGAACGAGCGCGTCGAGGCGACCCGTCCGCTCTCGCTGGTCGTGGAGTCCGCAGCGCCGCTCGTCGAACTCAACGTCACGGAACTCGTCGCGGGGACCGAGACCGACGTCGGCGTGACGGTCTCGAACCCCACGACGGACACCCTGCGGAACGTCGTCGTCTCGCTGTCGACCCCGAACGGCGAGGCGGTCGTCGCGCGGCGGACGGTCGCGTCGCTCGACGCCGGCGCGGGGGAGGGGCTCAACTTCTCCGTCCGCGCGGCGCGAGCCGGTGACTCGTCGCTTCGCGTCGACGTCGACTACACGACCGCAAGCGGCACGCGCGCGACGGAGACGTACGAACACCCCGTCGCGGTCGACCCGCTCGAAGACGACGTGGGGGTCCGCGTCACGACCGTGCCCCCGGAGGAAGACGGGGGTCAACAGCCCGCAGCGGGCCAGTTGGGCGTGCTGCTCGGCGGCGGAGCCGGGGCCGGCGGCGACACCACCCGCGACCAGGACGGCGAGGAGGCCGCCGCGCGCGTCTCGGTGACCGTCACCAACTTCGGGAACGCCCCCATCTCGCGCATCGTCGCGACGCCGCGAGTCGGCAGCGGAGACGGGGAGACGGCGCTCGCCCGCGTGGGCGTCCCCGGGCCGCTCGCCCCCGGCGAGGAGGCGACGGTGACCGTGCCGCTCGAACGCGCGCCCGGCGGCGACCTCCGGGTCGACGTGAGCTACGACGTCGGTGCCGACTCGTCGACCGCGACGGGCCGGTTCGACTTCCGCCCGCGAACGGGTGAGGTGCGGCTCACCGGCGTCGACCTCGTCCTCGAGGACGGCGTCCTCAGCGTGTCGGGCAACGCTGGCAACGTGGGTCGCGGAAGTGTCACGGGGCTCGTCGTCGCTGTCGGCGAGGCACCGGGCGTCACGCCGGCGTACCCCCAGCGGGACTACTTCGTCGGGACCATCGAGGGGAGCGAGTTCGCCCCCTTCGAGTTGACCGCCCGCGTCGACGCGAACGCCACGTCGGTCCCGGTCGTCGTGACGTACACCGTCGACGGCGACACCCGCGAGGAGCGGGTCGAACTCCCGTTGTCGGGCGTCGAGCGCGACGGCCAGCCCGACCGAAGCGCCCCGCTCTCGCTGTGGCTGGGCGTCGTCGGCGTGGCAGTCACCGCTGCAGCCGTCGTCGTGGTCCGAACGCGATGA